Proteins found in one Epinephelus fuscoguttatus linkage group LG4, E.fuscoguttatus.final_Chr_v1 genomic segment:
- the LOC125887723 gene encoding ADP-ribosylation factor-like protein 2-binding protein, which produces MDIQERTDLNCGDSIVEMVDMDDENVAISSSSAADAAFDALIGCIEDIIMEEDFQQLQQSFMEKHYLEFEDSDENKLSYTPIFNEYVDLLEKQLEQQLRERITGFNMTTFTELLMQHKEDVPGDIFDMLLTFTDFMAFKEMFLEYRAEKEGRDLNFHGLVVTPLIPAGSKPRGATELQ; this is translated from the exons ATGGACATCCAGGAACGAA ctgaccTGAACTGTGGAGACAGCATCGTAGAAATGGTTGACATGGACGACGAAAACGTTGCTATTTCCAG TTCCTCAGCCGCAGACGCCGCTTTTGATGCTCTTATTGGTTGCATAGAGGACATCATCATGG AGGAGGACTTCCAGCAGCTTCAGCAGAGTTTCATGGAGAAACACTACCTGGAGTTTGAGGACTCTGACGAGAACAAGCTGAGCTACACACCCATCTTCAATGAATAT GTTGACCTGCTGGAGAAACAACTGGAGCAGCAGCTGAGGGAGAGGATCACTGGCTTCAACATGACCACTTTCACAGAGCTGCTCAT GCAACACAAAGAGGATGTGCCAGGTGACATCTTTGACATGCTGCTAACGTTCACTGACTTCATGGCCTTTAAAGAGATGTTTCTGGAATACAGAGCG gagaaGGAGGGCAGAGATCTGAATTTTCATGGTCTGGTGGTCACACCTCTGATCCCTGCAGGTTCCAAACCCCGTGGCGCCACTGAACTGCAGTGA
- the LOC125887722 gene encoding plasmolipin encodes MADFPSKVTTETSSPNSQSSQGGNSLSGLTANMTNRMDISFIRSIPAILMLVEIISGLLQWSLIASAPYTVLPAYGWVMLVAVTLWILTTILFFMILFGAQQILTSIPWPLTVMTYHATAAGLYLSAFLANAASVRPFYFTYYYGRMAAAAFFGAVAAVAYGGSAYLSYMEWKRDGGNAATNTVPT; translated from the exons ATGGCAGACTTCCCGTCCAAGGTTACCACGGAAACCAGCTCCCCCAACTCCCAGAGCTCTCAGGGGGGCAACAGCCTCTCAGGGCTGACCGCTAACATGACCAACAGGATGGACATTTCCTTTATCCGAAGCATCCCGGCCATCCTCATGTTGGTTGAAATA ATTTCTGGGCTGCTCCAGTGGTCGCTGATAGCCAGCGCCCCCTACACGGTGTTGCCAGCGTATGGCTGGGTGATGCTTGTGGCTGTCACTCTGTGGATCCTCACCACCATCCTCTTCTTCATGATCCTGTTCGGCGCCCAGCAAATACTCACCTCCATCCCCTGGCCTCTGACA GTGATGACGTATCACGCGACAGCCGCTGGCCTCTATCTGAGTGCTTTCCTGGCCAACGCAGCATCTGTGCGCCCCTTCTACTTCACCTATTACTACGGACGTATGGCAGCTGCCGCT TTCTTTGGTGCTGTGGCAGCCGTGGCGTACGGTGGAAGCGCCTACCTCTCCTATATGGAATGGAAGAGAGACGGAGGAAATGCTGCCACCAACACAGTGCCGACCTAG